Proteins encoded within one genomic window of Panacibacter microcysteis:
- the ypfJ gene encoding KPN_02809 family neutral zinc metallopeptidase, which produces MLWQGRRQSSNVEDRRGMGGKGLAVGGGIGTLVIAAIVYLLGGDPSAVINNAQNQQLQETTAPTKADDAAGQFAAVVLADTEDIWSALFKQMNRNYSAPTLVLFSQATQSGCGFASQASGPFYCPADSKVYVDLTFFDEMKQRFNAAGDFAQAYVIAHEVGHHVQHLLGLTDKVDAQRGRISETEMNKLSVKLELQADFLAGVWAHYEQQLKDPQLNSSVIQAGDIEEALNAANAIGDDRLQQQSQGYVVPDAFTHGTSAQRIEWFKRGFTSGDISQGDTFNDPSLN; this is translated from the coding sequence ATGCTCTGGCAAGGAAGAAGACAAAGTAGCAATGTTGAAGATCGCAGAGGAATGGGTGGCAAAGGTCTCGCTGTGGGAGGTGGCATAGGCACACTTGTAATAGCAGCCATCGTTTACCTACTCGGCGGTGATCCATCAGCAGTCATAAACAATGCACAAAATCAGCAGTTACAAGAAACCACCGCACCCACTAAGGCTGACGATGCAGCAGGGCAGTTTGCAGCAGTGGTGCTTGCAGACACAGAAGATATCTGGTCAGCTCTTTTCAAACAAATGAACAGGAATTATTCCGCCCCTACCCTTGTGCTGTTCTCGCAGGCTACACAGTCCGGTTGCGGTTTTGCCAGCCAGGCTTCGGGCCCCTTTTATTGCCCCGCCGACAGTAAGGTGTATGTTGATCTTACTTTTTTCGATGAGATGAAACAGCGCTTCAATGCTGCCGGAGATTTTGCACAGGCTTATGTAATTGCGCATGAAGTGGGTCATCATGTGCAGCATTTGTTAGGGCTAACAGACAAGGTAGATGCACAGCGCGGCAGAATCAGTGAAACGGAAATGAATAAGCTAAGTGTAAAGCTTGAGCTACAGGCAGATTTCCTTGCCGGTGTATGGGCCCATTACGAGCAGCAATTAAAAGACCCGCAACTCAATAGTTCTGTTATACAGGCCGGCGATATAGAAGAAGCGTTAAACGCTGCAAATGCCATTGGCGACGATCGCCTGCAGCAACAGTCACAAGGTTATGTAGTGCCCGATGCCTTTACCCATGGCACGTCAGCGCAACGTATTGAATGGTTCAAACGCGGCTTTACATCCGGCGATATCAGCCAGGGCGATACCTTTAATGATCCCTCGTTAAATTAA
- a CDS encoding RMD1 family protein, producing the protein MLKVLAFQIADSIDIKQFRSAFTAALYHEDSDELFYQVAEQKFIYVFKYGIVCFLGHNEVEMTAFIQVIQPFCKTLLAERLNDEFDIEVHAQRDKLGYNKIEMEGADADSFRLIMLNVSQSVALDHFSQLTTKLLEETNYHTQILEKKGKLDLKGLNLKKYIGRTLYLKNRIAENLYIFDSPEETWEDEHLNKLDVGLKKTFDLQSRFRTIQEGLGIVKENLELFKDLLQYRNSIQLEWIIIILIFVEVINLFIEKIFS; encoded by the coding sequence ATGTTAAAAGTATTAGCGTTTCAAATAGCCGATAGTATTGACATAAAACAGTTCAGGTCTGCATTTACAGCAGCATTATACCACGAAGATTCAGATGAATTGTTTTACCAGGTAGCGGAGCAAAAATTTATCTATGTCTTTAAATATGGCATCGTATGCTTCCTGGGTCATAACGAGGTAGAGATGACTGCCTTTATACAGGTGATACAGCCATTTTGTAAAACATTGCTTGCTGAAAGACTGAATGATGAATTTGATATTGAAGTGCATGCGCAGCGCGATAAACTGGGCTACAACAAAATTGAAATGGAAGGTGCAGATGCTGACTCATTCCGGTTGATCATGCTGAATGTTTCTCAGTCTGTGGCGCTGGACCATTTCAGCCAGTTAACAACAAAGCTGCTGGAAGAAACCAACTACCACACGCAGATACTGGAAAAAAAAGGTAAACTAGACCTGAAAGGTCTAAACCTCAAAAAATACATTGGCCGCACATTATACCTCAAAAACAGGATTGCAGAAAACCTGTATATTTTCGATTCCCCCGAAGAAACCTGGGAAGATGAACACCTGAATAAACTGGATGTGGGTTTGAAAAAAACATTTGATCTTCAGTCAAGGTTTCGTACCATACAAGAGGGTTTAGGGATTGTAAAGGAAAACCTTGAACTATTTAAAGATTTGCTGCAATACCGCAACAGTATTCAACTGGAATGGATTATAATCATCCTCATTTTTGTGGAGGTGATCAACCTTTTTATAGAAAAGATCTTTAGTTAA